The following are encoded in a window of Neomicrococcus lactis genomic DNA:
- a CDS encoding phosphatidate cytidylyltransferase produces MDLVHEYEALRDARAERGRASKAGRDLPAAILVGILLLGVVLVGLFWFPIAFIVVVTMFAVVGCWEVSRAFQLSNTHVPMIPLVLAAAALPVSAALAGPEGLGFATITSITVLLFWNVMSRPAHLLRSLMAGTFTALWVPLMISFAVLLFNEQDGHLKVATLLLLVVSNDTFGYLVGAMFGKHPMAPKISPKKSWEGFAGSVGGAIIVGIAASLFLLNTPWWTGLLLAVATVAAATTGDLAESLVKRELGIKDMSNILPGHGGVMDRLDSIVFASPVAYVLALLTMPGSV; encoded by the coding sequence ATGGACCTTGTCCATGAGTACGAGGCTCTTCGCGACGCTCGCGCCGAACGCGGGCGAGCGTCGAAGGCCGGCCGAGATCTTCCCGCCGCGATTCTTGTTGGCATACTTCTTCTCGGCGTGGTGCTGGTGGGCCTGTTTTGGTTCCCCATCGCGTTCATTGTGGTGGTGACCATGTTTGCCGTGGTGGGTTGTTGGGAAGTCTCCCGGGCTTTCCAGCTTTCTAACACGCACGTCCCCATGATTCCGCTGGTGCTAGCGGCTGCCGCCTTGCCGGTTTCGGCTGCGCTAGCGGGTCCGGAAGGCCTGGGTTTCGCCACCATCACGTCCATCACCGTGCTGTTGTTCTGGAATGTCATGTCCAGACCGGCGCACTTGCTGCGGTCCTTGATGGCGGGCACGTTCACGGCCCTGTGGGTGCCGCTGATGATCAGCTTCGCCGTGCTCTTGTTCAACGAGCAGGACGGTCACCTCAAGGTCGCCACTTTGCTCTTGCTGGTGGTCTCCAATGACACCTTCGGCTACCTGGTGGGCGCCATGTTCGGCAAGCACCCGATGGCGCCAAAGATCAGTCCTAAGAAGTCTTGGGAAGGGTTCGCTGGAAGCGTGGGCGGCGCCATCATCGTCGGCATTGCAGCGAGCCTCTTCTTGCTCAATACGCCGTGGTGGACTGGCCTACTTTTGGCCGTCGCGACAGTTGCCGCCGCGACCACCGGTGACCTGGCTGAGTCCCTCGTCAAGCGCGAGCTTGGTATCAAGGACATGAGTAACATCCTCCCGGGACACGGCGGCGTGATGGACCGGCTGGACTCCATCGTGTTCGCTTCGCCTGTCGCCTACGTTCTGGCGCTGCTGACCATGCCGGGTTCCGTTTAG
- the frr gene encoding ribosome recycling factor — protein MIEETLSEAADKMERTLEAAREDFASVRTGRANPNLYAKVMVDYYGSPTPLQQLASFATPDARTILITPYDVTALREIEKALGDSEIGANPSNDGKTIRVVMPELTQERRKEYVKLVKGKGEDAKVAIRNHRRKAKEGIDKLVKDGEIGEDDGARGEKDLDALTKKHVDQIDEMLKKKEAELLEV, from the coding sequence GTGATCGAGGAGACTCTCAGCGAAGCCGCTGACAAGATGGAACGCACCCTGGAGGCGGCTCGCGAAGATTTCGCCTCTGTACGTACTGGTCGCGCCAACCCTAACCTGTACGCAAAGGTCATGGTGGACTACTACGGTTCGCCAACGCCATTGCAGCAGCTCGCGTCTTTCGCAACGCCGGATGCACGCACCATTCTGATCACCCCTTACGACGTCACGGCATTGCGTGAAATCGAAAAGGCCCTTGGTGACTCGGAAATCGGCGCCAACCCATCCAACGATGGCAAGACCATCCGCGTTGTCATGCCGGAGCTCACCCAGGAGCGCCGCAAGGAATACGTGAAGCTCGTCAAGGGCAAGGGTGAAGACGCAAAGGTTGCCATCCGTAACCACCGCCGGAAGGCCAAGGAAGGCATCGACAAGCTCGTCAAGGACGGCGAAATCGGTGAAGACGATGGCGCTCGTGGCGAAAAGGACTTGGATGCCTTGACCAAGAAGCACGTCGACCAGATCGATGAGATGTTGAAGAAGAAGGAAGCCGAGCTTCTCGAGGTCTAA